In Desulfofustis limnaeus, the genomic stretch GGTAATCCAGAGGGATCACGACGCGGTCCGGCTCTTCCACTTGGCGGATGACGGGATCGAAATCAGGTACGGTGGGTAGTTCCGATTTGTTGCTGAACAGTTTGAAGAATCCTTGCATGGCTGGTTCGTGAGTTCTTAGCGTAAGTGACAAGCCCCGCACAATACCTCTTTATCGGCTTGCGCGAATCGTTCCGGTGACGTGTCCAGGTGGCAGTTTGAACAGGTAAAGTGGTATGCATCGGCAAGAGATCGGGGGGCATGGCAGCCCAGGCAGGAATGCTCTTCTATCTCGAGGTATTCGTCATGGCTCATGATCTCCGGAGTATAGCTGTCATCGTGGCAGCTGGCGCAGCTCACGGTGTCGGCCTCCTCCTGTTGCAACGTCGGGTGGCACTGGCGGCACGAGGCGGCCTGTTCGTCGCCGGCCTGTTGCTCGTGGCACTGGCTGCAGTCCTGGTTGTGCAACTCTTTGAGGCTGTCATGGTCAAGGTCGTCTTTGTCACGGCCATCGTCATGGCAGTCGGCGCAGGAAACAGCTTGTGCCGCAGCGTAGAGCGGATGATGGCAGGCGGCGCAGGATGCAACGTACTCGCTTTGATGAGCGCCATGGTCAAAAAGCACCGGTCCGGCCGTGGCGCGAAGATATTTTCGATCCGTTTCCACGGCATCGCTGTCGATCAGATAGCCGCCAATGACTGCAGCCACAGCAACAACGACTACAACCGTCAGCGATCGGGTCCAGTTGCGCCGATCGGGGAGATTACCACTCATGACTATCCCTTAAAATAAGCCGTTCGTTGTCCTCGTCGCTCATCTCGTACCAGCGGCATGAACGGCGGATACAGCTGACGAG encodes the following:
- a CDS encoding cytochrome c3 family protein — protein: MSGNLPDRRNWTRSLTVVVVVAVAAVIGGYLIDSDAVETDRKYLRATAGPVLFDHGAHQSEYVASCAACHHPLYAAAQAVSCADCHDDGRDKDDLDHDSLKELHNQDCSQCHEQQAGDEQAASCRQCHPTLQQEEADTVSCASCHDDSYTPEIMSHDEYLEIEEHSCLGCHAPRSLADAYHFTCSNCHLDTSPERFAQADKEVLCGACHLR